The following is a genomic window from uncultured Campylobacter sp..
ACTTTATTTTAGCGCTTCTTGCGTTGGGTGGAAATTTAATCTTTCGCACTTCGCCTTTAGCGCGCGTATTTAGCATCGTAGCGTGCATGCCTATCTTAAAAGAGGGCATTAAAGAAAGCTTTCGTCACGGGCTTACTTCAAAGGGCTTAGAGGCTGCTGCTGTCGGAATTTCTCTCGCTCGCGGAGATATCTTTGCCGCAAACAGCACCAACGCTATGCTTGCTCTTGGCGAATATATGGAGGAGAGCACCGTTTATAAAAGCGACGATCTGATCCGCGAGCTCGCTCGCCCGGACATCACCGAGGCGTGGGTCGAGATAGATCAAAACGGCAAAAAGACCGAGATCAAAATCGCAACTTCTAAGCTAAAGGTAGGCGATATCGTGGTCGTGGGCGCGGGCGACGTCATAGCCGTGGACGGACACGTCGTAAGCGGCGAAGCGATGATAAATCAAGCTAATATGACGGGCGAGTCGGTCGGGGTGAAAAAATCTCGCGGCGATAGCGTGCTAAGCGGCACGATCGTAGAGGAGGGCAGGATCCGTATCTGGGCGGAAAACGTCGGCGAAAACACCTCCACGCAGCGCATTAAGCATTACATCACGGCATCTCTTAACGAACGCTCCAGCATCGGCATGCATACAACCCACCTAGCCGACAAGCTCGTGCCGGTGACCTTCGGGCTTGCGGGCGTGTCCTATCTGATAAATCGAAATTTTATGACCGTAGCTTCGGTGCTGCAGGCGGATTACTCGTGCGCGCTTAAGCTGCCTACGCCGGTTGCTTTTAAATCGAGCATCTCGAAGGCGGGCAAGAACGGGATTTTGATCAAAGGCGCCAAGGCTCTTGAGTCGCTTGCGGCAGCCGATACTTTCGTATTCGATAAGACGGGCACGCTTACGTACGGCAACCTGGAGGTCGCCGAGATCATATCGTTTGACGAGCGCTTCAGTAAAAACGATATTTTAAATTTAACCGCGAGCGCCGAGGAGCATTACTTTCACCCCGTAGCCGAGGCGATCGTGGATGCTGCCAAAAAGCACGGTTTTATCCACAAACACCATGACGAGGTGGAATTCGTCG
Proteins encoded in this region:
- a CDS encoding heavy metal translocating P-type ATPase — encoded protein: MQNFKILHETKSRLRIKVAGFKGLDTSALQKAAARLEGVTEARFNAKIGSLILRLDAGANKAGILKQLAALNLSELKSIIPANHKNLPSKNDFILALLALGGNLIFRTSPLARVFSIVACMPILKEGIKESFRHGLTSKGLEAAAVGISLARGDIFAANSTNAMLALGEYMEESTVYKSDDLIRELARPDITEAWVEIDQNGKKTEIKIATSKLKVGDIVVVGAGDVIAVDGHVVSGEAMINQANMTGESVGVKKSRGDSVLSGTIVEEGRIRIWAENVGENTSTQRIKHYITASLNERSSIGMHTTHLADKLVPVTFGLAGVSYLINRNFMTVASVLQADYSCALKLPTPVAFKSSISKAGKNGILIKGAKALESLAAADTFVFDKTGTLTYGNLEVAEIISFDERFSKNDILNLTASAEEHYFHPVAEAIVDAAKKHGFIHKHHDEVEFVVAHGVKTSIEGKKLIIGSRHFLEDDEMISFAAHEQTIDLAMQKGLALLYIAFDGRLLGLIGLRDEVRANARAVIARLRELGAEQIVMLSGDVKSKARAVAKKLGVDRYYGELLPTQKTEILEQLKAEGRKVVFVGDGINDAPSLMKADIGISMLNGAEIAKASAQIGLLKNDIEGVAQVKALANDTLRLVNRNFNATVGINSIILFLATFGALSPVATALLHNGTTIGLLLNSIKGVKFEH